The sequence below is a genomic window from Bactrocera neohumeralis isolate Rockhampton chromosome 4, APGP_CSIRO_Bneo_wtdbg2-racon-allhic-juicebox.fasta_v2, whole genome shotgun sequence.
tgcgcaaaagaccataaatctacTGTAGAACCTCGTAAAgtggttttcatccattcggacgacatgacctagccagtggagccgctgtctcttaattcgctgaactaagtcaatatcgtcgtatatctcgtacagctcatcgttccatcgacgtATACCGTCgttgcgcaaaagaccataaatctacTGTAGAACCTCGTAAAGTGGTTTTCATCCATTATACGTCGTTGtctcaatgcgcaaaggaccaaaatcTACCAAAGGCCGCCGAACCTCGTATAGCCGACTCATCTGATGTTATCATTGTCCATACCTCTGGAACATGTAGcagttcgtcgagaaaggacctTACTTCTCATTtgactactcagtccgaaatagcacttGTTGGGAATAGTTATTATCCATTGGCTTtcgacgttgttgttgctgttaatgctggtttaaAGATAGACGCAATTATTAACGACTTGAAGTCGCGGGAGCCAAGTCGGCCGTGCgacgactttttgtttgatgacaggagatatttcgtcttgctcgaattattttatacagcggtagattgaagaagtcacccAAAagtgagtcgccttgtctgaaacctcgtttggcagaggtccttcccgatcctgacggagccaCACTGATGAGGTCCAATAAGTTTTtcacggtgggctttaatatttaacACCGTATGGTCGATAGTATCTTATATGGCTTATTCCAcagtagttgacgcagattgtcgGGTCTtcatttttgtggattgggcagagcacacttaaatttcagtCGTCGtccatgctttcgtccgaccatgttATACAAAAAAggtgatgcatgctccttatcgaATCTCACCGATATTCCCTGAATAAAAGATCATCCCCTCCgctttgttcttcagacgggtaattgctattcgataTTCGCTTGGGGAACCGGGTTCCCCATCTCCAGGTGTGATGTTCTCACTGAAATTCAgcggaaaagtgttccctctataatttaagtatggtctgggcatcagtcactagatcacctctgggggttcttcaagagtatgcttcggtcttgaaaccttcgtTCTGTTGTGTCCTTTTCATTGAGGGTGTTTTTTGGTGGCGAGTGCCAAGCCTAGCACAACTCTAGGGAGGcttgattcgccttctcacttttgctcgccttcaaacggatgtttttcgtcaacacagaggatacttggtctaaaaccggaagtcaagactgcttgagtcatatgtaaaaaatcgtttttgtccattcccaagtgaatggcgctcagagaactttcctcatatgcgtgaacttctacgcatGGCCCCAGTCACTGGCTGACTTCATtccttatatataaataaatgctaaCAGCCATTCCGTTTCTCTGCCCCCAATTAATGGAGTATAATTTTCGCTGAAgggaagtaaaatataattgtaaAACTATGGGAGTCTCCCTTTACATAAGCTGTAAATTGCGTAATTGTTCTGAATCGTCTTCCATTCGCCCGGCTGATTAGCAAATTACAAGCCGAATCCTTGACAACAGTataataaagatattttaaGGACCCTTAGAAGCTTTTGATAAAGCAGACCACATAtgttacatatatttctaatttgtattttccGTTTAGTATCCACGGTTACTTCGGATGATGACTCTGATTCCGGCAATGACATAGAAATATCGGTGAGTGCCATCCTTCATACAAATgcgagttttgttttattttgctaagaaaaaataaataaatttgttccaAAGACTGCCGAGACCGTCGAATCATTGGTGTGCCAGTTGATGGAGAAGCAACGTCTTTCACGGCAGGCGGCCTTGGTCAAGCAGCTGGACTGTGGTTGTGGGGATGCGTCGTGCGCCGACGGCAAAACTTGCTCGCATCCGGTAATGCGGCGGCCTACGCTATTGAAATCGGTTAGCGAGAAGCGTCTTAGCATTGGCGATGGCTATGGTCCGGGGGCGAGCGGTACGCCGAATGTTGTAGTTGGTCAAAAGGTGGGTTATAgggtttgaaaattataattttattgtttatgttttatttattctaatttcATGATAGCTTTACTCGCGTTGGTCGGAGCGGCGGCTACGCGATGGCAGCGAACAACTACATCATCAGTATTCGGGCAACCATCATATGCAACAACAGACTTTGCCGCAGGAGTCGGCGATTAAATTCCAAATCATTCCACCACAACACAACGAACAACAACAGGCTTCctatcatcaacaacaacaacaacagcaacagcagcaacactaTCGACAGCTGACTGCGCGAAACAATATGCTcttacagcagcaacaacaacaacaacagcaactgcatcatcaacaacaacaacaacaacagcatcagcAATCAAATTTCAATCAAAACTCATCAACAATTTCCAACAGCAATCATAACaatcaattaaatttgcaaCGATTTGTAGGTAATAACGGCACCAACCACAGCCacagccacaacaacagcagcggcagcagcagtaATAATGTCAACAATggcagtaataataataattcacaTGTAAATCATCGCTTAcgaattgcaaaaacaacaataacagctaCCTCGGGGGCTGCAGCCGCTGCGGCCATCATCGAGCAGCAGGAGGGGCGCGTGATGGGCCTGCATGAGGATGAACTAATTGGAAACCCCAACCACGCGCCGTTAAATGCCCATGGCACCCTTAACCGCAGTGGCAGCTTTGGGAgtgttggtggtggtggcaatTGTAGTCAATTAGTGTTGACACCtcaccagcaacaacagcaacaacaacaacaacagcaaaatgtaataaataacaaTAGCAATTACAGCTTCAATaagcatcagcagcaacaacaacagcagcagcagaaaCAAACTGATGCACACACTTCGTCTACTTCttccacacaacaacaacaacaacaacagcaagattTTTACAATCGgctgcagcaacagcaacagaagCAAACAACGAATGACATAAATATGTCCTCCGTCTCCAATTCTTCCTCGCAATcaccacaacagcaacaacaacaacatcagcaaatGCACCACCCACATGCACATTCGCAATCTCAAATgcacacacaccaacaacagcaacagcagcagcagtcaCAACAATCACAGCAAGAACAACAATCAGCAAATACAACGACTCTGAATATTTCCTCGACGACATTTTCATCGACATCATCGCCGTCGTCGTCCTCCTTGTCGACAGTGGAGCCGATGTGTATGTCGCCGGAACATCAGCCGTCGACACCAGTGAGTCCAACCACGCTAGGTTTAAGCAGCAATAGTGATCCCTTGCAGCaacatcaaaaacaacaacaacagcaaaactcAACTTCTTCGGCGAATATGGTGGGAGCTGGTACATTGGCAACAACCTCACCCTCGTCTCAGTCGATTATGAATGATAATGTGGGTCATAATAAACATGCGACCATTGGCGACACATTGGCTGCCGAGACCACAAGAGttgatgaaaatttaattggCGAAAATGCCAGTGAACTGGACAAATTCGATTCGCCTGCAGAGGATGACGATGCAACGGAGGTAAGCTAATCTATTCGATTGTGATTTTGTTTAAGTTCCTACACTTAGTATCCGGGAAGTCGGAGTACGGTTAGACAATTAGATATTTAACACATTGTTTTGAATTCATCCATAGAAATGAGAGCAGCCCGAATcgtatttgaataaataaacacacaccATCTGGAAGTAGGTTTCATGtgcgcttttttttttaaatattgctcTAAACCTTATAAAGAATTTAGGGAAAAGATGTTGACGATGAGGAATATGCACATGTTATATAAACATGAGTTAATGTTTGTAATGTAGATTCGACTTTCGTTGGAACGTGGTACGTTTTTAAAATAGAttaatctaaatatttttgggtCGCTTCAGTAAATACATAAAATCGTTTGGCTAGGTCGTTAGTAAACGTCAGACCAACTGCAGTAAAAGTGGCTAACAATTTGTCTTTGCTGTTTCGATTGGGGCTTCTTGTTGCATGGATTTCTCCAACCTCATTTCTCGAGGACTTGTTTGGAAAGATATAAACCGCAAACCTTAAGGGTTCAAATAAGGCTATAGAATAAGTAAAGTCATTTGAAAGTGCAAtctttggcatatatttttaagattatcattcaaatgttggccgcggctacgtctcagatggtgcatccgttgagtctaattttcaatgactcgttcgagcatttcgactggtaactggcgattgacacacgtgatgttttgctccaaggcctgaatcaaagcgggattgtccgcataaagTTTAGGCGTCAGAGATCCTTgcagtctaacggtgtgattgATAACAaacaatcttggtggccaatcgaccgagtgaaaatgtgaaattatcatctcaccgaagtgttctctcaataaatccattgattgatgcgatgtgtgggaagaggcgccgtcttgttgaaaccaaatgtcgccgagatcacgagcttcaattttaggcaacaaatagtcggttatcatggcccgataacggtcgccattgacggttacgttctcgtctgcataatttttgaagaaatgtggaccgatgattccaccggtgtACAAACCGCTGtaatttctggatgaaatggaaAGTctggaatctcttcaggttgcacTTCGTCGCGAAtgaggcaattttgcttattacatacccattgaacctGAAATGGGCCCGTTCAGCGATGAACAAAACTTGGCTcaaaaacgttggatcttcttataccttttcaagagcccatagagctaTGCGATGACGCTTGGGAAGGCCGAGCaactttagttcttgcacaagttgtattttgtacgctttcaatttaagatttcgacgtaaaatgtgccaagtcgttccctACGTAGTCGGAGTTGAACGATTTATAAATGTTATTCAggagtaagtctttccatgatgaaatgccaaaaaatagctattgaaaaaaagcaattatacttggatcacccgttataagtGGTGGGCGTTATTAGAATGTTTTTTGGCGATGAAAATCGGCTTTACTTGTTATACTGAACAGGCTTTAGACGCAATCCAGTTTTCGAGATGTCGatcgaaattttgcacacgcccTCTTCTACCCAAAAAGTTTACGATTTTATACACCTGCAACCAGTTGCTATCagaataatagttttgttcacctaactattgtacgtatcacataactaatcgagatatatataagatatatatatttaaatgatcaaaatgaagagaaaagttgaaatccggttgactgtctgtctgtccgtccgtgcaagctataacttgagtaaaaattgagatatgaaacttggtatgcaggtttcttagtacaaaaaacagctcgagttcgtagatgggcgtaatcggaccagtGCCACGCTCaaaaatcgccattaaccgaaaaccaataaagtgccataactaacgactaaattaagatataaaactataatttggCGCAGAAAAACGCAGTAGCAAGGGCACCTGTAggcataaaatttgaaaaagtgggcgcggCCCCGCCcactaatatgtttaatgtgcaaatctcctaaaccactaaagctacaacaatttGGCCAGcacgaatattacaaaaacggtactgttcaaaattactaaaagcacGATAGATCAATAAGTAAAAGCGGcagaaacgtaaaaatttgccgACGGGATAGTATGACAAGGCTTTATAGGGGCTatggtaaaaattggacgattgccatcttatgacaaaaaagttttcaaatccaaccaaaactgttcaaaacCCTTGgaaccgaatatgtggaccccagtatctatcgttgacttttgatcgaaaatatcggtcagtgtgtgagatatgcaatagaaattcagaaagaatccttttcctgcagtagtaattctgtgtatacaaaatgggtggaatcggTTCAATACTTCCTTGAGCCCTCATATAcctatttaatataaagattttcgaactttgtgGTGACCTTATGCccgatatatcggccaatatgtgactTATCTCATTGAATATGAATGAAGTATatcattgtgcctaaaatggatacaattgggcgaaaacttgacctaaccCCATGTAACCATTagcaggattttcaaacatccgacTGGTTTTGTATAATGACTTTGgtatttctaacaaatcttatgccgaatatatacttgtatgtaggtcagtgtataagctatatatgtatatgtatatctaaaattgcTTACATTATGTAAGTTATAACAAGCAGCTAAgtaaacactaaatttttttcggtgcAGACGTCATCGGGTAGTGATATGAAACACAATTCAAATACttccaaaaacaacaaccacaacaattgTAACGACAACAATCAAGTAATAGagtacaacagcaacagcaataccGATGGTTGTGTAAATATTGGTGCTTCCAACGATGATGCCAAGGTAAacaatgtacaacaacaacacgaacaaACCAATCCGAATTCCCATGAAGCATGTGAAACCGAACAACAACAATCCCATACAATTGACTTTGAATCACTGGAGCTGAGCAGCAATGGCGGAAATGGTGTTGGTCAGCAACAACCACACCACCAACGACAATCAGCTTCACATTCCACGCACGATTTCAACGATTCATTGAGCTTCCTTAACGAGACACTCGATCTCTCGCAGGAAGATATCCAACGTACGCTCGTAGCGAATTTGCCTTTCGGCGCAACAAATTCGAAATTGACAACAACCACAGGCGCTGCCGAGCCGCATATGATGAGCTCCATCGACTTTTTAGGCGGCAATTGCGCCGGTCAAAGTGACGATGAGATTCTCGTGCATGGCGTTAGCTGTGAAGGAGACGATGAGGACGCCGATGATGTGTTTGCCCATTTGGATGCGTTCGACATGCTCGTCGAATTTCCCGAATTGGATTTGGATGATAAGGAAGCGCTATCAAATACcgtgcagcaacagcagcaacaactacaTCAACAGCATGTCGACATACACGGTTCATTAGAGCAGCTAAACAACAGCCAAGCTCACTGCTCTTCTGGCATGGTGAGTGACAAAAAACTGCTAAATATTTGCGACTTCAGTCCGGAATGGGCATACACGGAAGGTGGCGTCAAGGTGCTTGTGGCCGGACCATGGACTGCGAACGCCACGTACACGCTACTCTTCGATGCACAGCCGGTGCCGACGCAGCTGATACAAGAGGGCGTCTTGCGTTGCTATTGCCCACCGCACGAGGCCGGTTTTGCTACCCTGCAGGTGTCTTGTAACAACTATATAATCTCTGACACGGTATTATTCGAGTACAAGACCACGCTGTACCAAGAAGCGCCCTACGATGCGTACACCAATGATTGTCTGTACAAGTTTACGCTACTCAATCGATTGGCATTGATAGACGAAAAGATGCAGGTGAAATCGGAAGCATCGGCGACGCTGGTGAGTAACTCCACAATACGATaattcttattttaaatatgtatcatTAGTTTACtactttattttttgctttcttgttATAGTTCGAGCAGCAGACACTTTTACTCCACAAGAACTTCGAAGATCAACTAGTGAGTTATTGCCAAGAGCTCATGAAACGCACTTGGTTGCAGAATGGCAGCAACTGGAGTGGCGGCTTCAAAGGCATGACGCTGCTGCACTTAACAGCAGCGCTCGGCTATTCGAAGCTGGCTTGCGCCTTGCTCAATTGGCGCGCGGAGAATCCAAATATCATACTCGAGACTGAGATTGATGCAATGAGTCGTGATGTCTACGGTTATACACCGATGGTAAGTGAAagttgtattatatatttatctgTCACTTTTAACAAACGTACTTTTCTTCAGGCTTGGGCTTGTGCACGCAATCACGTTGAAATGACCATTATATTGTTTAAGTGGAATCATAATGCCTTGAAAATCAAGGATAATGCTCAACAAACACCTCTTGATATCGCTAACTTCAAAGGGTTTGTACCACAATTTTGTAactgtattattttttctctcATAACTCTagattttttatcttattttgcTGCAATTACAATCAGTAATGTTTATTCGGAATGATTTACTCTAACCCAACTTTTTTTTCGATGGAATTCTCTGTTTttgactttttcttttaaaatggtGCACTAATTCTCTAGAAAGTTTTAGTTTAAGAGACCACAATCAACTTCTAATAGATGAGCCCACTTGTATAGATATTTCTCTTGCTTACAAAATGTTCGTTTTGCCTTTCAGCTATAAGGCGCTCTTGTCGGAAATTTATCGTCTGGAAGAGGACCGCTTAAAGCAAAGTAAGAAGAATACATTTGGCAACATATCCTTGagtctaaataaatatttggtaaGTAGTATGGCGAAACAGTTCGTTTTTTTGCTCATAACGGTGCTTTTACTGAACAGCTGACTGATGTACATTCAAAATCACAGAACACCAACGAACAAATTTATGACGTCAAAGACAACGAACACGTTTTCAATACATTAGATGCTTTAGATATGCAACGTAGTCATGATGGAGTCTTCTTGCGTCCCGTAGCGGTGGCAAGGTGAGTATTTGCCTAGTAAATACAATTTCGAACGAACTTGAATCTCTTTGCATCTCATTCGTAGTAATCAAAGTCCACCGAACGCTAGTCGGTTTTCCAAGCGATCCTCGGTCGATAGTGGAATAAATATGGATATTCGTACGAAGCCCGGTAAATCCTTTAAGGACATAACACGTTTGCAAAGGTAAGCAGTTATGTGTGATCGTTTGatgaacgtatatttatagaatatattcgaataattttcaaagtcattgaagaagtttaaaaaatatgtggatTAGCGCTTTTTTTAAAGTCGCTCAGACTCCTTTGGAAAGGAAagataaaaacacaaaaactaaaGGAGAGGAGTGGCGTGGTTGAATTTTAAATGGTTGAAAATGATTTATCTCAGTTGCCGGCAATATTATTGGAATAATTTATAATGCAAAGTTGCAGGCAATAAAAAGGTCTAcaaactcaaaatttatttgaaaaattcaaatatccaaggttttggggttttttttatcaaggttttgtattttttaatattaaagaaGACACCTTATTTCGACTTAAAATCGAAAAACTCtctctttgaataaaaaattctttggtcaaaataccagatttttttaaaaagtaagtctttgttgttgttgttgtagcggcagagttCTGCCGTGTTGACAGttcttgaccggataaaaatttCGGTCCCGTTCGGCTTCCATAGACCCACGACAGTCGGGACAAAATGGATCAGTAGTCTTTAGGTATTTTCGGTGAAATATTTACTGTCTGTTGGTATAAAagcgtatatattatatttaccaAATACCTTTTAGACATTCGTCCGATAGTTTCTCAGCTTAATTCACTTATGATAAATTGTATGAGCAAGTAAATaaggttagatcgccgaaataacagtccttgaccggataaatccgggtccattccggtaacgtagaaccggctgtcttGGGAATTGAATGAGGTCTAAATGAGGTGCTTGAACTAGTTTCTAAATATTAGTTTTGAactaagggggtattctactctagaaagatgaatttcaggtaatttttaaagtgtaaaaaaaaggcaattaatatttttactatccatttttttatggtgttttaattgatatcttaagaatacagaaaataaattttagaaaaaaatattaaaaattaaaataattagagggggggagagacaggtgtaaaaaaatggcgcatccttgtgacattgatcctgactctcctggtggtctgaaaaaaaaaatcaaaagaaattcttaatcagtaaggatgctgttatagtccctacctcagggaacacgaaaaaaaaaaaatttttgaaaaatggcgactgcctgaaaataaaaatcattttttacgcttttttttgaaattcctgaatttttttaaaatattaaaaccaaaaattttgacacgaagcttataggaacgataaaggattatataaagaaggttcacacaaaatttaaagtaaatcggttgtatagaacttgagataatgccggtaccgtgtggaaaaaagtagttttgagaaaaacgcgtttaaaaaatttgatacggccgaaccgggctaggtactgcgtcactaaagtaactgtagctcttaaaataattttaatttttaaaaatccttaggaggatatgttcttaagggtctaaactttaaatatatgaaaaaaaatcgaatttttcaaaattctagagtggAATAGCCTCCTAATAGAGAACCTATCAACTTCTGCAAACAAGCCGAGAGCCCCGATATATACAAAATGTGTACAATGATAAAACATTTACAACATTATTTGCACTTGCTTATTCTCCTTTACAGTTTCGAAACGCATGACAATTTCAAATTGGCCGTGGAGTCAACGCTTGACACACTTGCCGCAACAAATACAACGAACTCCTTACTCTCGCCATCGCGCAAAATGGACTTTGCATTGTGTAAGTGTAACGGTATTATttctttatacatttttattgttatatacaTGATTTAACGGTTTGttctgtaaaattatttttgcgttttttaatatttaatttttttttaattttattttgaaaattctctcTCTATTACAAttgtataaatgaaattttatttgaaaccaatatatttttttccaatattatatgtatgtaccctgtatgtgtatgtgaatcAGGCGAGGTATCAACTGGCGATTCAAGTCCCTTACCCGACAAAGATCACGATGATACATCAACGATCAATAATGATGATGTAAACGATGTGACTATAAGTAATGAGAACGATGCCATTGTAGGTCAGTTTGTGTGTGCGCTCTATGCTCTCTTTGTACCACTACTACCACCactacatgcatatgtataattCACTCTCTGTACGACACAGTACCAAGTACATCTCTCcagtccacacacacacacacacacatacacacttacaaaaatataacaGTGCTTAAATAGCGTTAAACTTAAAACCGTTATTGTTAAAGTGTACTTGGCACTGAAGATGTGTACTGAATGCTGTTAAcgttatttattgttgttgtatgtattgTTGGCCAAACTGAGTAAACGAGCCAGAAGAGCTACAAACGTTATTAACAAGAAAACtggtgtaaatatttatgtattaaccGCAAGTAATTTGGTTTAGCGTAAACAATTGGTGtttgtacataaaatatatcaaaacaaGGACGAATAATTCTTGAATTCTCGTATAAAAGTGGCTAAGTTCTTAGtgcattttctttttctgtttttattcgGAATACTAAATCATTGTGCGGGCAGAAGTATTTAGTT
It includes:
- the LOC126757601 gene encoding uncharacterized protein LOC126757601 isoform X3, yielding MMCSSATTYCLSFKIKSKENGESSNNNVASAKPAKPTTTTTTTKTTKTKATTRHHNTSTPMQQQQQQQLQQQHQHQQQQLQLQTTQKQAQTQQLTNNIILLRGARNENGQIVIQNKHGIISIYNNDQQQQQQQQLQLEHQKQQQQKIDKTTVAATLTQLPTATTVARKSIQTTATTPTTTTLLGNTKSAAYVAKETAATPSQGGSGGGGGSTGNATNTILLQTPINASQLESVLLHTANLKKTSNTSTAADRQYLFKTASRSLSTDSNRLGRASEGGSMGSGSLSNNSSSSSSSIASKAPFVLQTLKRLEKSQSILVIRNPSASSVAALTASASASSLSTVSSSSNIAHAATSTSSDHVSNTGALLSSSSVSSSISGSTISLSSGHLVTAAQTVSVSTNTQTGAVNFTRATKSQQTNGTAVVSSAATTTAKLGNITVNRTSSGATTAAALSTKTTLPVSAATTTTTYLRLANATTVFANNNSGNHNNGSVNGVGMNKVVVVSGSKSHNVSAVNSSKSISASGMRIVDTHTQQQQQQKTQLCLSDMQLKLETRGGGAGGIVVSSPQQQQATVTTAVHQQQQQAQVQQQKQPVSNAPRGSDGEPIKLPDNLESLPRADSFPSQRHRWNTNEEIAAILISFDKHNEWQSKEVKTRPKSGSLLLYSRKKVRYRRDGYCWKKRKDGKTTREDHMKLKVQGTECIYGCYVHSAILPTFHRRCYWLLQNPDIVLVHYLNVPYPDDNKMAVIAPSITLWGDKKEWTKDELVSQLKPMLSTVTSDDDSDSGNDIEISTAETVESLVCQLMEKQRLSRQAALVKQLDCGCGDASCADGKTCSHPVMRRPTLLKSVSEKRLSIGDGYGPGASGTPNVVVGQKLYSRWSERRLRDGSEQLHHQYSGNHHMQQQTLPQESAIKFQIIPPQHNEQQQASYHQQQQQQQQQQHYRQLTARNNMLLQQQQQQQQQLHHQQQQQQQHQQSNFNQNSSTISNSNHNNQLNLQRFVGNNGTNHSHSHNNSSGSSSNNVNNGSNNNNSHVNHRLRIAKTTITATSGAAAAAAIIEQQEGRVMGLHEDELIGNPNHAPLNAHGTLNRSGSFGSVGGGGNCSQLVLTPHQQQQQQQQQQQNVINNNSNYSFNKHQQQQQQQQQKQTDAHTSSTSSTQQQQQQQQDFYNRLQQQQQKQTTNDINMSSVSNSSSQSPQQQQQQHQQMHHPHAHSQSQMHTHQQQQQQQQSQQSQQEQQSANTTTLNISSTTFSSTSSPSSSSLSTVEPMCMSPEHQPSTPVSPTTLGLSSNSDPLQQHQKQQQQQNSTSSANMVGAGTLATTSPSSQSIMNDNVGHNKHATIGDTLAAETTRVDENLIGENASELDKFDSPAEDDDATETSSGSDMKHNSNTSKNNNHNNCNDNNQVIEYNSNSNTDGCVNIGASNDDAKVNNVQQQHEQTNPNSHEACETEQQQSHTIDFESLELSSNGGNGVGQQQPHHQRQSASHSTHDFNDSLSFLNETLDLSQEDIQRTLVANLPFGATNSKLTTTTGAAEPHMMSSIDFLGGNCAGQSDDEILVHGVSCEGDDEDADDVFAHLDAFDMLVEFPELDLDDKEALSNTVQQQQQQLHQQHVDIHGSLEQLNNSQAHCSSGMVSDKKLLNICDFSPEWAYTEGGVKVLVAGPWTANATYTLLFDAQPVPTQLIQEGVLRCYCPPHEAGFATLQVSCNNYIISDTVLFEYKTTLYQEAPYDAYTNDCLYKFTLLNRLALIDEKMQVKSEASATLFEQQTLLLHKNFEDQLVSYCQELMKRTWLQNGSNWSGGFKGMTLLHLTAALGYSKLACALLNWRAENPNIILETEIDAMSRDVYGYTPMAWACARNHVEMTIILFKWNHNALKIKDNAQQTPLDIANFKGYKALLSEIYRLEEDRLKQSKKNTFGNISLSLNKYLLTDVHSKSQNTNEQIYDVKDNEHVFNTLDALDMQRSHDGVFLRPVAVASNQSPPNASRFSKRSSVDSGINMDIRTKPGKSFKDITRLQSFETHDNFKLAVESTLDTLAATNTTNSLLSPSRKMDFALWDSDAKVLTLAEHIIAAMPERIKNEADEMMVLGSPLTEPLNSDSPSLNNGFMDPLDSLPNAHYESFDFNDHSYRYHDVSTPCSSLSPASSGPLQSPASYSILGADPSVSSPSPPPSTKQLTEFLHASSSSQYPFEADFSKLTLTDTEQRELYEAAKCIQKAYRSYKGRQKLEEQNKERTAAIVIQNYYRRYKQYAYYRQMTNAALVIQHGYRSYCRNKRFKKSQSSSMSIGIELSVVDSQSSPTSQCLSSFYDHFRNDQQQQKQLDFSSQPSTPKETSPSGPLKRTYSQSTQNQAARKIQQFMRQSRIKLQRERAEKEKLVHQRRAEYLQSLQYQEQPEIVCQVERNEMSTASMTNELASASGANNNNNSNIFTYHLGQNQQ